In Asanoa sp. WMMD1127, one genomic interval encodes:
- a CDS encoding metallophosphoesterase — MTAFRILHLSDPHLTGSGYDEDGVDAARALDLVIAAARDVDDLDLIVTTGDIADDGSVKGCLRARDAIGAFAGERGVPHVYTTGNHDRRPAFEEVFGSGHLGADGRDVATARGPAGACAAVSEVLGLRVVTLDSLVPGSGHGLLGGAQLQWLGDLLSTDAPRGTIVALHHPPIALTRHPLSHLLLHDPQPLADAVANSDVRAILCGHLHHDLAGALGPVAVHVAPGIVTRVDLAGPSTELTAVLGPRASIVELGTEWAPTTCTLTARDPWAGRLVYRVDATAV, encoded by the coding sequence GTGACGGCATTTCGCATTCTCCATCTCTCCGACCCGCACCTGACCGGCAGCGGATACGACGAAGACGGCGTGGACGCCGCTCGAGCGCTCGACTTGGTGATCGCGGCGGCCCGTGACGTCGACGACCTCGATCTGATCGTGACCACCGGTGACATCGCGGACGACGGATCTGTCAAAGGATGCCTGCGGGCGCGCGACGCGATCGGCGCGTTCGCCGGCGAGCGGGGCGTGCCGCACGTCTACACCACCGGAAACCACGACCGCCGGCCGGCATTCGAGGAGGTGTTCGGCAGTGGTCACCTCGGCGCCGACGGCCGGGATGTCGCCACCGCCCGCGGTCCCGCGGGCGCGTGCGCGGCCGTGAGTGAGGTCCTGGGCCTGCGGGTCGTCACGCTGGACAGCCTGGTGCCCGGCTCGGGGCACGGACTCCTCGGTGGCGCTCAGCTCCAGTGGTTGGGTGACCTGCTCTCGACGGACGCGCCGCGCGGGACGATCGTCGCGCTGCATCACCCGCCCATCGCTCTCACCCGGCATCCGCTGTCACACCTGCTGCTGCACGATCCGCAGCCGTTGGCGGACGCCGTCGCCAACAGCGACGTCCGTGCCATCCTGTGCGGACACCTGCACCACGACCTGGCCGGCGCGCTGGGACCGGTGGCGGTCCACGTCGCACCCGGCATTGTCACCCGGGTCGACCTGGCAGGGCCGAGCACCGAGCTGACGGCCGTGCTGGGCCCGCGGGCATCCATTGTGGAGCTGGGCACCGAGTGGGCTCCGACGACCTGCACCCTGACGGCCCGCGATCCGTGGGCCGGGAGGCTGGTCTACCGCGTCGACGCCACCGCCGTCTGA
- a CDS encoding aminoglycoside phosphotransferase family protein, with protein MSAEVDQLRETLREYFSVRTVTPLGGGVTNRTYEVNGDLVARVARQPDEQDTRYEVDVLATVRAATDTPVPEPLVVVAHAGLTVYRKLPGSILSELPRDRRAVGDVVSTLDRLRRDIAPIRVGRTDVASAAEWLADARASYRVAADRVPVRLRPAVERFLADDAGPAPSDQLVFCHNDLGAEHILVDTRTGRVTGIIDWADAAMADPASDTGRLLRDFGMRTIQPDPRAVFFARCQALEDLAYGMGPGRQAYAENALAALHDLFAG; from the coding sequence ATGAGTGCCGAGGTCGATCAGTTGCGGGAAACACTGCGCGAATACTTCTCCGTCCGGACCGTCACGCCGCTGGGCGGTGGCGTGACGAACCGAACCTACGAGGTGAACGGCGACCTGGTCGCCCGCGTCGCGCGACAGCCGGACGAGCAAGATACCCGCTATGAGGTCGACGTGCTGGCTACCGTGCGCGCGGCCACGGACACGCCGGTGCCCGAGCCGCTGGTGGTGGTCGCGCACGCTGGGCTGACCGTCTACCGCAAGCTGCCCGGATCCATCCTGTCGGAACTGCCACGCGACAGGCGCGCGGTGGGCGACGTGGTGTCCACGTTGGACCGACTCCGCCGCGACATCGCGCCGATCCGGGTCGGTCGCACCGACGTGGCGTCGGCCGCCGAGTGGCTGGCCGACGCCCGCGCCTCCTACCGCGTCGCCGCGGACCGCGTGCCGGTGCGGCTGAGGCCGGCGGTCGAGCGCTTCCTCGCCGACGATGCGGGGCCGGCTCCGTCCGACCAGCTCGTCTTCTGCCACAACGATCTCGGCGCCGAGCACATCCTGGTCGACACCCGCACCGGCCGGGTCACCGGCATCATCGACTGGGCCGACGCGGCGATGGCGGACCCGGCGTCGGACACCGGCCGGCTCCTGCGCGACTTCGGGATGCGGACGATCCAGCCGGATCCGCGAGCCGTGTTCTTCGCGCGCTGCCAGGCGCTCGAAGACCTGGCCTACGGCATGGGGCCAGGCCGCCAGGCGTACGCGGAGAACGCACTGGCGGCTCTCCACGACCTGTTCGCCGGCTGA
- a CDS encoding response regulator transcription factor, with protein sequence MIRLLIVDDQELVRAGLRALIENTDDIAVAGEAIHGRDALTQGRALRPDLFLMDLKMPVMDGVAATAAIRADPTLRDTPVLILTTFDEEDDVLDAVRAGATGYLLKDMDADALRAAVRTAAAGESPVTPSVARQMMAQLARIPSRRTRDHELAGLTEREREILAHVGRGMSNEEIGRALFLSPDTARTYVSRLLTKLAARDRSQLVVLAHRAGLVE encoded by the coding sequence GTGATCCGACTGCTCATCGTCGACGACCAGGAACTCGTCCGGGCCGGATTGCGGGCGCTCATCGAGAACACCGACGACATCGCGGTGGCGGGCGAGGCCATCCACGGCCGCGACGCGCTCACGCAGGGGCGCGCGCTGCGTCCCGACCTGTTCCTCATGGATCTGAAGATGCCGGTCATGGACGGGGTCGCCGCCACGGCGGCCATTCGCGCCGACCCGACTTTGCGCGACACCCCGGTGCTCATCCTGACGACCTTCGACGAGGAGGACGACGTCCTGGACGCCGTCCGGGCCGGGGCGACGGGCTACCTGCTCAAGGACATGGACGCGGACGCGCTGCGGGCCGCCGTCCGCACGGCCGCTGCCGGAGAGTCGCCCGTGACGCCGTCAGTCGCCCGGCAGATGATGGCGCAACTCGCCCGTATCCCGTCACGCCGGACGCGCGACCACGAGCTCGCCGGCCTCACCGAACGCGAGCGCGAGATCCTCGCCCACGTCGGCCGCGGCATGTCCAATGAGGAGATCGGCCGGGCACTGTTCCTGAGTCCCGACACGGCACGCACGTACGTGAGTCGACTGCTGACCAAGCTGGCGGCGCGCGACCGGTCCCAACTGGTCGTGTTGGCGCATCGCGCCGGCCTGGTGGAGTGA
- a CDS encoding vitamin K epoxide reductase family protein, which yields MLTVGGACGVVASAVLVVEKMRLLADPTYRPSCSINPILSCESVMTTPQAEIFGFPNPVLGLVAFPVVAALGAAVLTGIQLNRLFWLGLQAGGLGGVAFVHWLIVQSLYRIGALCPYCMVVWVATIAIFWSVTVHNLRTGQLRPPRSLAPVARLALAGHTFVLLLWYLTIVVLIGVRFWSFWRTLLD from the coding sequence GTGCTGACCGTCGGCGGGGCGTGCGGGGTTGTCGCGTCGGCGGTCCTGGTCGTCGAGAAGATGCGTCTGCTCGCCGATCCCACCTACCGGCCGAGTTGCAGCATCAACCCGATCCTGTCCTGTGAATCGGTGATGACGACCCCGCAGGCGGAGATCTTCGGTTTTCCCAACCCGGTGCTCGGCCTGGTGGCTTTCCCGGTGGTGGCCGCACTGGGTGCCGCGGTGCTGACAGGGATTCAGCTCAACCGCCTTTTCTGGCTTGGCCTGCAGGCCGGCGGCCTGGGCGGAGTCGCGTTCGTCCATTGGCTGATCGTCCAGAGCCTCTACCGCATCGGGGCACTGTGCCCGTACTGCATGGTCGTCTGGGTCGCGACCATCGCGATCTTCTGGTCCGTCACCGTGCACAACCTGCGCACCGGTCAGCTGCGGCCACCGCGCTCGCTCGCGCCCGTCGCGCGGCTCGCGCTGGCCGGTCACACGTTCGTCCTTCTCCTGTGGTACCTGACGATCGTCGTGTTGATCGGCGTCCGATTCTGGAGCTTCTGGCGGACCCTGCTCGACTGA
- a CDS encoding DJ-1/PfpI family protein, whose amino-acid sequence MVLVLYDGAVLMDIAGPLQVLNGAAGYRVRLASPHGRPVRTDVGVPMGVDLALSQLRSPVDTVLVAGFPTRKGHRPPDDVTEHVRRLAAQARRVASVCTGALVLAEAGLLAGRRATTHWRACSALARYPDVTVQPDAICVRDGPVFTSAGVTAGIDLALALVAEDMGVERARTVAKHLVVFLQRPGGQAQFDLPSGPEPRDPVVRQVLKAAAADPAGDHSLAAMAARVAVSERHLTRLFQRDLGVSPVRQIEQLRVHAAQRRLERGNGGLAAVAGACGFGSTDTMRRAFVRVAGVTPTAYRARFRAPVPGRQATVPRAAGRPR is encoded by the coding sequence GTGGTCCTGGTCCTCTACGACGGCGCGGTCCTCATGGACATCGCCGGACCACTGCAGGTGCTCAACGGCGCGGCCGGCTACCGGGTGCGGCTCGCCTCACCCCACGGTCGCCCCGTCCGCACGGACGTCGGCGTGCCGATGGGTGTCGACCTGGCGCTGTCGCAGCTGCGATCGCCGGTCGACACGGTCCTCGTCGCGGGCTTTCCGACCAGGAAGGGTCACCGCCCACCGGACGATGTGACTGAACACGTACGCCGCCTCGCCGCTCAGGCACGACGCGTCGCTTCGGTCTGCACGGGTGCGCTGGTGCTGGCCGAAGCCGGACTCCTGGCCGGCCGGCGCGCTACGACCCACTGGCGGGCCTGCTCCGCCCTGGCTCGGTACCCGGACGTCACAGTGCAGCCCGATGCCATCTGCGTCCGCGACGGGCCGGTTTTCACCTCCGCCGGTGTCACGGCCGGCATTGATCTCGCGCTCGCCCTCGTCGCTGAGGACATGGGCGTCGAGCGGGCCCGAACCGTCGCCAAGCACCTCGTCGTCTTCCTCCAACGACCGGGCGGGCAGGCTCAGTTCGACCTGCCCAGTGGGCCCGAGCCGCGGGACCCGGTGGTCCGCCAGGTGCTGAAAGCGGCGGCGGCCGACCCCGCCGGTGACCACAGCCTCGCCGCCATGGCTGCCCGGGTGGCGGTCAGCGAACGGCATCTCACCCGGCTGTTCCAGCGTGACCTCGGCGTCAGCCCTGTTCGGCAGATCGAGCAGCTCCGCGTCCACGCCGCCCAGCGGCGGCTCGAGCGCGGCAACGGCGGCCTCGCCGCCGTCGCGGGCGCATGCGGCTTCGGATCGACCGACACGATGCGCCGGGCCTTCGTGCGCGTCGCCGGCGTCACGCCGACCGCGTACCGGGCTCGTTTCCGCGCCCCCGTTCCCGGCCGACAGGCCACCGTGCCGCGCGCTGCTGGGCGACCGCGATGA
- a CDS encoding iron ABC transporter permease has translation MVIATGIGPVAVPADEVARILLHHLTGVGENHPTADVIVWRIRFPRVLLGAVVGAGLALAGAVVQGVVRNPVADPYLLGLSHGASLGAVVVLTSGAAALGALSVPVAAFVGAAVAMVAVLAMARHGGRLLPLRLVLVGVAFGHLFAGATSFVLARAESSAAQQQIIFWLLGGLSGAQWASLPVPAAVVVGGGALLFLRGRRLNALVLGEEASAALGVHASRLRRQLLVLTTLLTGTVVAVSGGIGFVGLIVPHLARMVVGADHRRMLPVTALLGASFLLWADVAARMVISPTELPIGILTAFLGVPFFLLVMRARGLAGQENG, from the coding sequence GTGGTCATCGCCACCGGCATCGGGCCGGTCGCCGTCCCGGCCGACGAGGTGGCGCGGATCCTGCTCCACCACCTCACGGGCGTGGGAGAGAACCACCCGACCGCGGACGTGATCGTCTGGCGGATCCGCTTCCCGCGAGTGCTGCTCGGCGCGGTGGTCGGCGCCGGCCTGGCGCTGGCGGGTGCCGTCGTCCAGGGCGTCGTACGCAACCCGGTCGCGGATCCGTACCTGCTCGGCCTGTCGCACGGGGCCTCGCTGGGCGCCGTCGTCGTGCTGACCTCCGGGGCCGCCGCCCTCGGGGCCCTCAGCGTGCCGGTGGCTGCCTTCGTCGGCGCCGCGGTGGCCATGGTCGCCGTGCTCGCGATGGCCCGGCACGGCGGCCGGCTGCTGCCGCTGCGGCTGGTGCTGGTCGGCGTCGCCTTCGGACACCTCTTCGCGGGAGCGACCTCCTTCGTGCTGGCCCGCGCGGAGAGCTCGGCCGCCCAGCAGCAGATCATCTTCTGGCTGCTCGGTGGTCTTTCCGGCGCGCAGTGGGCCAGCCTGCCGGTGCCGGCGGCCGTGGTCGTGGGCGGGGGCGCGCTGCTGTTCCTGCGCGGCCGTCGGCTCAACGCGCTCGTGCTGGGGGAAGAGGCCAGCGCCGCTCTCGGCGTCCACGCCAGCCGGCTCCGCCGCCAGCTCCTGGTGCTCACGACGCTGCTGACAGGCACGGTTGTGGCGGTGTCCGGCGGCATCGGTTTCGTCGGCCTGATCGTGCCGCATCTGGCCCGCATGGTGGTCGGCGCGGACCACCGTCGAATGCTGCCGGTCACCGCCCTGCTGGGGGCTTCCTTTCTCCTGTGGGCGGACGTCGCCGCTCGAATGGTGATCTCGCCGACCGAGCTGCCGATCGGCATCCTGACCGCCTTTCTCGGGGTGCCGTTCTTCCTGCTCGTCATGCGCGCTCGAGGCCTGGCCGGACAGGAGAACGGATGA
- a CDS encoding thioredoxin domain-containing protein — MSTNAKLTVSLLAAVLVGLVSLFVYVERTGDETLSGAELVTAENHRLSNADDGKVTLVEFLDFECPSCRQVFPLAERLRAEYDGRITYVVRHFPLPSHRNAENAARAAEAAALQGRFEPMYLKLFENQQAWGDAQDDRSETFVDYARQIGLDVDRFRSDLAGTEVERRMRTDVAAAEAAGVTGTPTFFLNGERLSTPTSYQAFKDLIDQALAAR; from the coding sequence ATGAGCACGAACGCCAAATTGACGGTTTCCTTGCTGGCCGCCGTGCTGGTCGGCCTCGTCAGCCTGTTCGTCTACGTCGAGCGCACCGGCGACGAGACCCTCAGCGGAGCCGAATTGGTCACCGCCGAGAATCACCGCCTGTCCAACGCCGACGACGGCAAGGTGACTCTCGTCGAGTTCCTCGACTTCGAGTGTCCCTCCTGCCGTCAGGTGTTCCCCTTGGCCGAGCGATTGCGCGCGGAGTACGACGGGCGGATCACCTATGTGGTGCGGCATTTCCCGCTGCCGTCGCACCGCAACGCGGAGAACGCGGCCAGGGCGGCCGAGGCGGCGGCGCTGCAGGGCAGGTTCGAACCGATGTACCTCAAGCTCTTCGAGAATCAGCAGGCGTGGGGCGACGCGCAGGACGACCGGTCCGAGACCTTCGTCGACTACGCACGACAGATCGGCCTCGACGTCGACCGGTTCAGGTCCGACCTCGCGGGCACGGAGGTGGAACGGCGCATGCGCACCGACGTGGCCGCGGCGGAGGCGGCCGGCGTGACCGGCACGCCGACGTTCTTCCTCAATGGAGAGCGGCTGTCCACCCCCACGTCCTACCAGGCCTTCAAGGACCTCATCGACCAGGCGCTGGCCGCCCGGTGA
- a CDS encoding histidine kinase: MVPMRVSPAGTPAYDRSMTRNQRSPSDRMVDIGLFVGVTVVLSVVVYSDPWADLFDSRYGEAGSRSPDFLAYLWAVGLGALMLVRRTMPRIVLVLTALGFFTYYIAGYPAVGVALPVSAALFSATEAGFLRASVLTGVVVLAASTTFRLVSGQSASFVLGYELLSHAALIAAVIALGYSVRARRSLARRTDQVVRLVSRQTAMDTAAHARDKQIALARELHDSMGHSLSVASLFADVAREADEAGQATALDRVKSAVSDAMAQLRSTVTLLRSSSGDPAVNPAFQDLHRLLDGPASAGYDVTIAVDDDVVASPEVQACVYRIIQESVTNTMRHSNATRIEAKVRRKDNLVEVAVDDNGSATRVPRFTPGHGVRGMRERVANLGGSFDVNAGPGGWRVHATLPGKALP; encoded by the coding sequence ATGGTTCCGATGCGCGTGTCACCAGCGGGAACTCCCGCATACGATCGGAGCATGACGCGGAACCAGCGTTCACCGAGCGACCGTATGGTCGATATCGGGCTGTTCGTCGGCGTCACGGTGGTGCTGTCCGTCGTGGTCTACTCCGATCCGTGGGCGGACCTGTTCGACAGCCGCTACGGCGAGGCCGGATCGCGCTCGCCGGACTTCCTGGCATACCTGTGGGCGGTCGGGCTCGGCGCGCTCATGCTGGTCCGCCGCACGATGCCGCGCATCGTGCTCGTCCTGACCGCGTTGGGGTTCTTCACCTACTACATCGCCGGGTATCCGGCCGTCGGCGTGGCGCTGCCCGTCTCCGCGGCGCTGTTCTCGGCGACCGAAGCCGGTTTCCTGCGGGCGTCCGTGCTCACCGGCGTGGTGGTGCTGGCCGCCTCGACCACGTTCCGGCTCGTGTCCGGCCAGTCGGCGTCGTTTGTGCTCGGTTACGAACTCCTCAGCCACGCCGCGCTGATCGCTGCCGTCATCGCGCTCGGCTACAGCGTGCGGGCCAGACGGAGTCTCGCGCGCAGAACCGATCAGGTCGTCCGGCTGGTGAGCCGACAGACCGCCATGGACACCGCTGCTCATGCCCGCGACAAGCAGATCGCGCTGGCCCGCGAGCTCCACGACTCGATGGGGCATTCGTTGTCGGTCGCCTCGCTCTTCGCCGACGTGGCTCGCGAGGCTGACGAGGCCGGTCAGGCCACCGCTCTGGACAGGGTGAAATCCGCGGTCTCCGATGCGATGGCCCAGCTGCGTTCGACCGTGACGCTGTTGCGTTCCTCCAGTGGAGACCCGGCCGTCAACCCCGCTTTCCAGGATCTGCACCGCTTGCTCGACGGTCCCGCGTCTGCCGGCTACGACGTGACGATCGCTGTCGACGACGATGTGGTCGCCAGCCCCGAGGTCCAGGCGTGCGTCTACCGCATCATCCAGGAATCGGTCACCAACACCATGCGGCACTCCAACGCCACGCGCATCGAAGCCAAGGTTCGGCGCAAGGACAACCTGGTGGAGGTCGCGGTCGACGACAACGGCAGCGCCACGCGGGTACCACGGTTCACCCCTGGCCACGGCGTCCGCGGAATGCGGGAACGAGTGGCCAACCTGGGTGGTTCCTTCGACGTCAACGCCGGCCCGGGCGGCTGGCGCGTCCACGCGACCCTTCCCGGAAAGGCGCTGCCGTGA
- a CDS encoding DJ-1/PfpI family protein, with the protein MNHSINRPARSGSGPVVALLLFDGLTAIDAVGPYEVLSRVPGASVVTVGKRTGLVRTDSGMLELGVGHTLEQVSHADVLVVPGGDVRELRADDQVLEWVRRIHRRSTWTASVCTGSLVLGAAGLLRGLPATTYWAMRAELAGFGARYVQDRFVEADRIITSAGMSAGIDMALHLAAKLTDDRVGQALQLLVEYDPAPPFDTGSPEKAGADLQRLALDLLGLPDAARTGTR; encoded by the coding sequence ATGAACCACTCGATCAACCGCCCTGCGCGTAGCGGATCTGGGCCCGTCGTCGCGCTTCTGCTCTTCGACGGGCTCACCGCGATTGACGCCGTCGGACCGTACGAGGTGCTCAGCCGGGTTCCTGGAGCCTCGGTCGTCACCGTGGGCAAACGGACCGGCCTGGTCCGGACCGACAGCGGCATGCTCGAACTCGGTGTGGGCCACACCCTGGAGCAGGTCTCCCACGCCGACGTGCTGGTCGTGCCCGGTGGAGACGTGCGCGAGCTGCGGGCCGACGACCAGGTTCTCGAATGGGTCCGACGGATACATCGGCGCTCCACGTGGACGGCGTCCGTCTGCACCGGTTCGCTCGTGCTCGGCGCCGCCGGCCTGCTGCGCGGGTTGCCGGCGACCACGTACTGGGCCATGCGGGCCGAGCTCGCCGGGTTCGGTGCCCGCTACGTCCAGGACCGGTTCGTCGAAGCCGATCGGATCATCACGTCCGCGGGCATGTCGGCCGGCATCGACATGGCCCTGCACCTGGCCGCCAAGCTGACCGATGACCGGGTGGGGCAGGCGCTGCAGCTCCTGGTCGAGTACGACCCCGCGCCGCCGTTCGACACCGGAAGTCCGGAGAAGGCGGGAGCGGATCTGCAACGCCTGGCGCTGGACCTGTTGGGGCTGCCCGATGCCGCACGGACGGGGACCCGATGA
- a CDS encoding DinB family protein yields MTAQRPLDSEERCSTAPERAVPEAFLDAYREELTDALRGLSEEEARRRLVPSLTTVLGLGSWRVGPTETMAEVVADYEDVCERSRRLAASIDLDHTVPHPRLGRVSLRYVYVHMIRELARHCGHADILREQLATGPDA; encoded by the coding sequence GTGACGGCCCAGCGACCGCTCGACAGCGAGGAACGGTGCAGCACAGCGCCGGAGCGCGCGGTGCCGGAGGCTTTCCTCGACGCCTACCGGGAAGAGCTCACGGACGCGCTGCGGGGACTGTCGGAGGAGGAGGCGCGGCGCCGTCTCGTACCGTCGCTGACGACCGTTCTCGGGCTCGGCAGTTGGAGGGTCGGGCCGACCGAGACGATGGCGGAGGTCGTGGCGGATTACGAAGACGTCTGCGAGCGGTCGAGGCGCCTGGCCGCGAGCATCGACCTCGACCACACCGTGCCTCATCCCCGGCTGGGGAGGGTGTCGTTGCGCTACGTCTACGTCCACATGATCCGCGAGCTGGCCCGGCACTGCGGCCATGCGGACATCCTCCGCGAGCAGCTCGCGACGGGACCGGATGCTTAG
- a CDS encoding NAD(P)/FAD-dependent oxidoreductase produces MTTRRTALVVGAGVSGLTTAIALRQAGWDVTVVDRGEGIDSRGAALGIWPHAWTGLRRLGVTERLRDCQPYTRATIRTDSGDLVGHLPLREIEKRYGRPVMLVSRPDLMTALAAAYAQSSDEPIRFGVRLADVASMRGHSLVVGADGINSSVPTAVFPGDHQPRRLGAAAWRGSCAGSADQWGEIWGRGVFAGLTPAGRGRTNWYVCHAGRDVPDRDALRALVRRWPGELADAIARTPDADLLHHDLYDLPTLRSYVRGPVALVGDAAHAMAPSLGQGACQAILDAITLVGLIDADQDTRRALRQYDAAMRPAGARLVRRSRRLLRVQHANWFAGLRNAAMRALLPLAPR; encoded by the coding sequence ATGACCACGCGACGCACAGCCCTGGTCGTCGGTGCCGGGGTCAGCGGCCTGACCACCGCGATCGCGCTGCGCCAGGCCGGCTGGGACGTCACCGTCGTCGACCGTGGCGAGGGAATCGACAGTCGGGGCGCCGCGCTCGGGATCTGGCCGCACGCGTGGACCGGCCTGCGCCGCCTGGGCGTGACCGAACGGCTGCGGGACTGCCAGCCGTACACGCGAGCAACCATCCGCACGGACTCGGGCGATCTCGTCGGTCACCTTCCGCTGCGCGAGATCGAGAAGCGGTACGGGCGACCGGTCATGCTCGTGTCCCGCCCGGATCTGATGACGGCACTCGCCGCCGCCTACGCGCAGAGCAGCGACGAGCCGATCAGATTCGGAGTGCGGCTCGCCGATGTCGCGTCCATGCGCGGGCACAGCCTCGTCGTCGGCGCCGACGGCATCAACAGCTCCGTGCCGACGGCCGTGTTCCCCGGCGACCATCAGCCGCGACGCCTGGGAGCCGCCGCCTGGCGCGGCTCGTGCGCCGGATCTGCCGACCAGTGGGGCGAAATCTGGGGTCGCGGCGTCTTCGCCGGGCTGACCCCGGCCGGACGCGGACGCACCAACTGGTACGTCTGCCACGCCGGTCGCGACGTGCCCGACCGCGACGCCCTGCGCGCGCTCGTGCGCCGCTGGCCTGGGGAGCTCGCCGACGCCATCGCCCGGACACCCGACGCGGACCTCCTGCATCATGATCTGTACGACCTTCCGACGCTACGCAGCTACGTCCGAGGGCCGGTCGCGCTCGTGGGTGACGCCGCGCACGCGATGGCGCCGAGCCTCGGCCAGGGCGCCTGCCAGGCCATCCTGGACGCGATAACGCTGGTCGGTCTGATTGACGCCGATCAGGACACTCGACGCGCGCTGCGGCAGTACGACGCGGCGATGCGGCCGGCCGGAGCCCGCCTGGTGCGCCGCTCGCGGCGGCTGTTGCGGGTCCAGCATGCCAACTGGTTCGCCGGGCTGCGCAACGCCGCGATGAGGGCGCTGCTCCCCCTGGCACCGCGGTGA
- a CDS encoding ABC transporter substrate-binding protein, whose translation MLRRRALLLLAVTVLTSGCGSGAPAATDRAAAAVAVTDCEGEDVNVPRAPRRVVTLDGYAAQVLVRLGLADRIVGTGAPAPFTAENGAFRQELMGIPVLSRTLAPTEMVAAQNPDLVLTGFADFGLAPGSPKAADLRSIGVPGLAACLPDGPAGPSVTDLSPTYDFVLKLGQVFDVPDRAERLVAELREREQAVRKRAGPDRPRVLILQDNPVAGRPIKTSGTGTIAHALILLAGGENVFSDVTSMHADVSPEEVLNRDPQVLWVITDYPFTTSTGDELVRLVKSNPLLASTTAGRQGRVFATSQYLVAFPTPLNVDALERLGAHLGTTGW comes from the coding sequence ATGCTCCGCAGGCGCGCGTTGCTCCTCCTGGCCGTGACAGTGCTGACGAGCGGCTGCGGGTCCGGCGCGCCCGCTGCCACCGACCGGGCGGCTGCGGCGGTGGCCGTGACCGACTGCGAGGGCGAGGATGTCAATGTTCCCCGTGCGCCGCGCCGTGTCGTGACCTTGGACGGGTACGCCGCTCAGGTGCTGGTCCGGCTCGGCCTCGCGGATCGGATCGTCGGCACCGGGGCGCCGGCTCCGTTCACCGCCGAGAACGGGGCGTTTCGCCAGGAGCTCATGGGTATCCCGGTGCTGTCCCGGACCCTGGCTCCGACCGAGATGGTCGCGGCCCAGAACCCGGACCTGGTGTTGACCGGGTTCGCGGACTTCGGTCTGGCCCCGGGCAGTCCCAAGGCGGCCGACCTGCGGAGCATCGGAGTCCCCGGCCTGGCCGCCTGCCTGCCCGACGGTCCGGCTGGGCCGTCGGTGACCGACCTGTCGCCCACCTACGACTTCGTGCTCAAGTTGGGCCAGGTCTTCGACGTGCCGGACCGAGCCGAACGCCTGGTCGCCGAACTGCGTGAGCGCGAGCAGGCGGTGCGGAAGCGGGCCGGTCCGGACCGCCCGCGGGTCCTCATCCTCCAGGACAATCCGGTCGCGGGGCGGCCGATCAAGACCTCCGGAACGGGCACCATCGCACACGCCCTCATCCTGCTGGCCGGCGGGGAGAACGTCTTCAGCGACGTGACGTCGATGCACGCCGACGTATCGCCTGAGGAAGTGCTCAACCGGGATCCGCAGGTCCTCTGGGTCATCACCGACTACCCGTTCACCACCAGCACCGGCGACGAGCTCGTCCGGCTCGTGAAGTCCAACCCGCTGCTGGCGTCGACCACCGCCGGTCGGCAGGGGCGTGTGTTCGCCACGTCGCAGTACCTCGTCGCCTTTCCCACGCCGTTGAACGTCGACGCGCTGGAGCGGCTGGGGGCACACCTGGGAACGACCGGATGGTGA